From Bradyrhizobium symbiodeficiens, the proteins below share one genomic window:
- a CDS encoding malonyl-CoA decarboxylase — protein MANAFFSDLLATISDRGRTLLRRGDSADTKRDADGLIELCDALLSGRGEASGIAIARDVLDIYQGLDAAGRRAFFEGLVRDFGPDRERLSKAIEKWRDKPSDEDASSLHFASEPRRQELIRRLNRAPGGTGDLVAMRADLLGMMKGHTDFAALDRDVSHLLSSWFNRGFLVLRRIDWSTPANILEKIIRYEAVHEISDWDDLRRRLDPVDRRCYAFFHPAMVDEPLIFVEVALTETIPGAIQPLLAVDRQHLPIERARTAVFYSISNTQRGLGGISFGSFLIKQVVEELRRELPKLDTFVTLSPVPGFMQWVKQDKDLPLTDEDREVLKRLDDPKWFENPETTTLLRAVIEPLAAHYFLKARTPKGKLIDSVARFHLGNGARLERINWLGDLSPKGVRESAGVMVNYLYRLDDIEKNHEAYANDGEVVASSAVKKLLKSEGRRLLDMRLS, from the coding sequence ATGGCCAACGCCTTCTTCTCCGACCTGCTCGCCACCATCTCCGATCGCGGCCGCACGCTGCTTCGTCGCGGCGATTCCGCCGACACCAAAAGGGATGCCGATGGGCTGATCGAGCTCTGCGATGCGCTGCTGTCGGGCCGCGGCGAGGCATCGGGCATTGCCATCGCGCGTGATGTGCTCGACATTTACCAGGGACTGGATGCGGCAGGACGCCGCGCCTTTTTCGAAGGCCTCGTGCGCGATTTCGGGCCGGACCGGGAACGCCTGTCAAAGGCGATCGAGAAGTGGCGCGACAAGCCGAGCGACGAGGACGCAAGCTCGCTGCATTTCGCCTCGGAGCCGCGGCGGCAGGAACTGATCCGCCGGCTCAACCGCGCGCCGGGCGGCACCGGCGATCTCGTCGCCATGCGCGCCGACCTGCTCGGCATGATGAAAGGCCACACCGATTTCGCCGCGCTCGATCGCGACGTCTCGCATCTGCTGTCTTCGTGGTTCAACAGGGGGTTTCTCGTGCTGCGCCGGATTGACTGGTCGACCCCGGCCAACATCCTCGAAAAGATCATCCGCTACGAAGCGGTTCATGAGATCAGCGACTGGGACGATTTGCGCCGCCGCCTCGATCCGGTCGATCGCCGCTGCTATGCCTTCTTCCATCCCGCCATGGTCGACGAGCCCCTGATCTTCGTCGAGGTGGCGCTGACCGAGACGATCCCCGGCGCGATTCAACCGCTGCTCGCGGTCGATCGCCAGCACCTGCCGATCGAGCGCGCCCGCACCGCGGTGTTCTATTCGATCTCCAACACCCAGCGCGGGCTCGGCGGCATCTCGTTCGGCAGCTTCCTGATCAAGCAGGTGGTCGAGGAGTTGCGCCGTGAACTGCCAAAGCTTGACACCTTCGTGACGCTGTCGCCGGTGCCGGGCTTCATGCAGTGGGTGAAGCAGGACAAAGACCTGCCGCTGACGGACGAGGATCGCGAGGTCCTGAAGCGCCTCGACGATCCCAAATGGTTCGAGAACCCCGAGACGACCACGTTGCTGCGCGCTGTGATCGAGCCGCTTGCGGCGCATTACTTCCTGAAGGCGCGCACGCCGAAGGGCAAACTGATCGATTCCGTCGCCCGCTTCCATCTCGGCAACGGCGCCCGGCTTGAACGCATCAACTGGCTCGGTGACCTCTCGCCGAAGGGCGTGCGCGAGTCGGCCGGCGTCATGGTCAACTATCTCTACCGCCTCGACGACATCGAGAAGAACCACGAGGCCTATGCCAACGACGGCGAGGTCGTGGCGTCGAGCGCAGTGAAAAAGCTGCTAAAGAGCGAAGGGCGACGGTTGCTGGATATGCGGTTGTCGTAA
- the tarD gene encoding D(-)-tartrate dehydratase has protein sequence MSVRIVDVREITKPISSPIRNAYIDFSRMTTSLVAVVTDVVRDGKRVVGYGFNSNGRYGQGGLIRERFASRITDADPKSLLNAAGDNLDPDKVWAAMMTNEKPGGHGERSVAVGTIDMAVWDAVAKIAGKPLFRLLAERHGVKANPRVFVYAAGGYYYPGKDLSMLRAEMRGYLDRGYNVVKMKIGGASIEDDRTRIEAVLKEIGNDAQLAVDANGRFNLETGIAYAKMLRDYPLFWYEEVGDPLDYALQAALAEFYPGPMATGENLFSHQDARNLIRYGGMRPDRDWLQFDCALSYGLCEYQRTLEVLKTHGWSPSRCIPHGGHQMSLNIAAGLGLGGNESYPDLFQPYGGFPDGVRVESGHITMPDLPGIGFEGKSDLYKEMKALAE, from the coding sequence ATGTCCGTCCGCATCGTCGACGTCCGCGAGATCACCAAGCCGATCTCATCGCCGATCCGCAACGCCTATATCGACTTCAGCAGGATGACGACGAGCCTGGTCGCTGTCGTCACCGACGTCGTGCGCGACGGCAAGCGCGTCGTCGGCTACGGCTTCAATTCCAACGGCCGCTACGGGCAGGGCGGCCTGATCCGCGAGCGCTTTGCTTCGCGCATCACGGACGCTGATCCGAAGTCGCTCTTGAATGCCGCCGGCGACAATCTCGACCCCGACAAGGTCTGGGCCGCGATGATGACCAACGAGAAGCCGGGCGGCCACGGCGAGCGCTCGGTTGCGGTCGGCACCATCGACATGGCGGTGTGGGACGCGGTGGCGAAGATCGCGGGCAAGCCGCTGTTTCGTTTGCTCGCCGAACGTCACGGCGTCAAAGCCAATCCGCGCGTGTTCGTCTACGCCGCCGGCGGCTATTACTATCCCGGCAAGGATCTCTCGATGCTGCGCGCCGAGATGCGCGGCTATCTCGACCGCGGCTACAACGTCGTCAAGATGAAGATCGGCGGCGCGTCGATCGAAGACGATCGCACCCGCATCGAGGCGGTGCTGAAGGAGATCGGCAACGACGCGCAGCTCGCGGTCGACGCCAACGGCCGCTTCAATCTCGAGACCGGCATCGCCTACGCCAAGATGCTGCGCGACTATCCTTTGTTCTGGTACGAGGAGGTCGGCGATCCCCTCGACTACGCGCTGCAGGCCGCGCTCGCCGAATTCTATCCGGGCCCGATGGCCACAGGCGAAAACCTGTTCAGCCACCAGGATGCCCGCAATCTGATCCGCTACGGCGGCATGCGCCCCGACCGCGACTGGCTGCAATTCGACTGCGCGCTGTCCTATGGCCTGTGCGAATACCAGCGCACGCTGGAAGTGCTGAAGACCCACGGCTGGTCTCCCAGCCGCTGCATCCCCCACGGCGGCCACCAGATGTCGCTCAACATCGCCGCCGGACTGGGGCTCGGCGGCAACGAGAGCTATCCCGATTTGTTCCAGCCCTACGGCGGCTTCCCCGACGGCGTGCGCGTCGAGAGCGGCCACATCACCATGCCTGATCTCCCCGGCATCGGCTTCGAAGGCAAGTCCGATCTCTACAAGGAAATGAAGGCGCTGGCGGAGTAA
- a CDS encoding DUF3297 family protein, with product MSETIMSDEFPDRLSVDPNSPFYNADILARDVGIRFKGVEKTNVEEYCISEGWVRVTAGTAKDRHGNPLTIKVHGPVEPYFRDKK from the coding sequence ATGAGCGAGACAATCATGAGCGACGAATTTCCGGACCGCCTGTCGGTCGATCCGAACAGCCCCTTTTACAACGCGGACATTCTGGCGCGCGACGTCGGCATCCGCTTCAAGGGCGTCGAGAAGACCAATGTCGAAGAGTACTGCATCAGCGAAGGCTGGGTCCGCGTCACCGCAGGAACCGCCAAGGACCGCCACGGCAACCCGCTGACCATCAAGGTGCATGGTCCCGTGGAGCCGTATTTCAGGGACAAGAAGTAA
- a CDS encoding glutathione peroxidase has translation MSAIYDFKANSLAGEEVALKRFEGQVLLIVNTASKCGFTPQYRGLEDLHRDLSPRGFSVLGFPCNQFGAQEPGPASEIQAFCSTNYDVTFPLFEKIDVNGAHAHPLYEYLKHQQSGLLGASIKWNFTKFLVDRAGKVVARYAPTARPEGLRHQIETLL, from the coding sequence ATGTCCGCCATCTACGACTTCAAGGCCAACTCGCTGGCCGGCGAGGAGGTCGCCCTGAAGCGTTTCGAGGGGCAGGTGCTGCTGATCGTCAACACCGCGAGCAAATGCGGCTTCACGCCGCAATATCGTGGTCTGGAGGATCTGCATCGCGATCTCTCGCCGCGGGGCTTCTCCGTGCTCGGTTTTCCCTGCAACCAGTTCGGCGCGCAGGAGCCTGGGCCGGCAAGCGAGATCCAGGCGTTCTGCTCGACCAATTACGACGTCACCTTTCCCCTGTTCGAGAAGATCGACGTCAACGGCGCCCATGCGCACCCTCTGTATGAGTACCTGAAACACCAGCAATCTGGCCTGCTGGGCGCCTCCATCAAATGGAATTTCACCAAATTCCTGGTGGACCGTGCCGGCAAGGTGGTCGCGCGCTACGCACCGACCGCACGGCCCGAAGGATTGCGCCATCAAATCGAGACCCTGTTATGA
- a CDS encoding amidase family protein has translation MQDLWRLSAADLATLVKSKKVSAMEAAKAGLARLDAVNPKLNAVIDHRPEDVLKQADAVDAAIARGEDPGVLAGVPVTIKANVDQEGFATTNGLKLQRDLIAREDNPVVANFRKAGAILLGRTNCPAFSYRWFTTNLVHGDTRNPRDASLTPGGSSGGAGSAVAAGIGHIAHGTDIAGSIRYPAYACGVHGLRPTLGRIPAFNPALPERPIGPQIMAVSGPLARTVNDIRISLAAMSARDIRDPWFVPVPLEGPARDKRAALCLNPDGLATTPEVKAAVIDAGKRLERAGWTVETIENTPSMREAVEWQIKLWLGDGYEAQLEMAEREGDPGALACLRGNRARVTPMDQANYAKALTRRATLTRDWMLFFEKYAVLLTPVSGELPFPDHLDCKDDESFKRVWEAQLPQIAIPFMGLPGLVVSTGLVGKAPVGVHIVSGRYREDLCLLAGEAIEAGGVPPSPIDPVG, from the coding sequence ATGCAAGATCTCTGGCGCCTGTCGGCGGCCGACCTCGCCACCCTCGTCAAGTCCAAAAAAGTGTCCGCCATGGAGGCGGCCAAGGCCGGGCTCGCCCGGCTCGATGCCGTCAATCCCAAGCTCAACGCGGTGATCGACCACCGGCCGGAGGACGTGCTCAAGCAGGCCGACGCCGTCGATGCCGCCATTGCGCGAGGTGAGGACCCCGGCGTGCTCGCCGGCGTGCCCGTCACCATCAAGGCCAATGTCGACCAGGAGGGTTTTGCCACCACCAACGGCCTGAAGCTCCAGCGCGACCTGATCGCGCGCGAGGACAATCCGGTGGTCGCCAATTTCCGCAAGGCTGGCGCGATTCTCCTTGGGCGCACCAATTGCCCCGCCTTCTCCTATCGCTGGTTCACGACCAATCTGGTCCATGGCGATACCAGGAACCCACGCGATGCTTCGCTGACCCCGGGTGGCTCCTCCGGCGGCGCCGGTTCGGCGGTCGCGGCCGGCATCGGCCATATCGCCCATGGCACCGACATTGCCGGCTCGATCCGCTACCCCGCCTATGCCTGCGGCGTGCACGGCCTGCGCCCGACGCTCGGCCGCATCCCCGCCTTCAATCCTGCGCTGCCGGAGCGTCCGATCGGACCGCAGATCATGGCGGTCTCGGGCCCGCTGGCGCGCACCGTCAATGACATCAGGATTTCGCTGGCAGCGATGTCGGCCCGCGACATCCGCGACCCCTGGTTCGTACCGGTGCCGCTCGAAGGCCCCGCGCGGGACAAGCGCGCCGCGCTCTGCCTCAATCCGGACGGCCTTGCCACCACGCCCGAAGTGAAGGCGGCGGTGATCGATGCCGGCAAGCGGCTCGAGCGTGCCGGCTGGACGGTCGAGACGATCGAAAACACGCCGTCGATGCGCGAAGCAGTCGAGTGGCAGATCAAGCTCTGGCTCGGCGACGGCTATGAGGCCCAGCTGGAGATGGCCGAGCGCGAGGGCGATCCCGGCGCGCTGGCGTGCCTGCGCGGCAACCGCGCCAGGGTCACGCCGATGGATCAGGCCAATTACGCCAAGGCGCTGACCCGTAGAGCCACGCTGACCCGCGACTGGATGCTGTTCTTCGAAAAATACGCCGTCCTGCTGACGCCGGTGTCCGGCGAGCTGCCGTTCCCCGATCATCTCGACTGCAAGGACGACGAGTCCTTCAAGCGGGTCTGGGAAGCGCAGCTGCCGCAGATCGCGATTCCCTTCATGGGTCTGCCGGGCCTCGTGGTCTCCACCGGTCTGGTCGGCAAGGCGCCGGTCGGCGTGCATATCGTCTCCGGCCGCTATCGCGAGGATCTCTGCCTGCTTGCGGGCGAGGCGATCGAGGCCGGCGGCGTGCCGCCGTCGCCGATCGACCCCGTGGGCTAG
- a CDS encoding DUF6894 family protein, protein MPRYFFNTRIDDELIVDPEGEELRNPDHAWEVARQMILEVVKSEGTQRALLDAVIEVTDGEGEIVLEFPFTEALLDIPDKSATLH, encoded by the coding sequence ATGCCCAGATATTTCTTCAACACCCGTATCGACGACGAATTGATCGTGGATCCCGAAGGCGAGGAACTGCGCAACCCCGATCATGCCTGGGAGGTCGCCCGCCAGATGATCCTGGAGGTGGTGAAGTCCGAGGGCACCCAGCGCGCCCTGTTGGACGCCGTGATCGAGGTGACTGACGGCGAAGGCGAGATCGTGCTGGAGTTCCCCTTCACCGAGGCCCTGCTGGACATCCCTGACAAGTCCGCGACGCTGCATTAG
- the pqqA gene encoding pyrroloquinoline quinone precursor peptide PqqA translates to MAWKAPKIVEVPCGMEINMYVSATRK, encoded by the coding sequence ATGGCCTGGAAAGCCCCGAAGATCGTCGAAGTGCCCTGCGGCATGGAAATCAACATGTATGTGAGCGCCACCCGCAAGTAA
- the pqqB gene encoding pyrroloquinoline quinone biosynthesis protein PqqB yields the protein MLRVVVLGAAAGGGVPQWNCGCEGCRAARANGHELQRTQASVAFSGDGEHWFLINASPDLRQQLNATPQLHPKAGALRHTPVAGVILTNSEVDAVAGLLSMRESSPFTIYAHDKVLAILASNSIFNVLNEKHVRRQPIGINEPFEPRLSDGARSGLEVLPFAVSGKSAWYLEGKAHPGGETGDGDTLGLKITDKATGKCFYFIAACAEVTDALKAEIDGASLVFFDGTVWQDDEMIKAGLGHKTGRSMGHVAMSGQDGAIARLADLSIDRKVFLHINNSNPALLPASSERKAAEAAGWQIPADGTEIVL from the coding sequence ATGCTTCGCGTCGTCGTCCTGGGCGCCGCAGCCGGCGGCGGAGTGCCGCAATGGAATTGCGGCTGCGAGGGCTGCCGGGCGGCCCGTGCGAACGGTCACGAACTCCAGAGAACCCAGGCCTCGGTCGCCTTCAGCGGCGACGGCGAGCACTGGTTCCTGATCAACGCCTCCCCGGATCTGCGCCAGCAATTGAATGCCACGCCGCAATTGCACCCCAAGGCTGGGGCGCTGCGCCATACGCCCGTCGCGGGCGTGATCCTGACCAACAGCGAAGTGGATGCGGTGGCCGGCCTATTGTCGATGCGCGAGAGCTCGCCGTTCACGATCTACGCGCACGACAAGGTGCTGGCGATCCTTGCCAGCAACAGCATCTTCAACGTGCTGAACGAGAAGCACGTGCGGCGCCAGCCGATCGGCATCAATGAGCCGTTCGAGCCGCGCCTCTCCGACGGTGCGCGCTCCGGACTGGAAGTCCTGCCCTTCGCCGTCTCGGGCAAGTCGGCCTGGTATCTGGAAGGCAAGGCGCATCCCGGCGGCGAGACCGGCGACGGCGACACGCTGGGCCTGAAGATCACCGACAAGGCGACCGGCAAGTGTTTCTACTTCATCGCCGCCTGCGCCGAGGTGACCGACGCGCTCAAGGCCGAGATCGACGGCGCTTCGCTGGTGTTCTTCGATGGCACGGTCTGGCAGGACGACGAGATGATCAAGGCCGGGTTAGGCCACAAGACCGGCAGGAGCATGGGACACGTCGCCATGTCCGGGCAGGACGGCGCCATCGCGCGGCTGGCCGACCTTAGTATCGACAGGAAGGTATTTCTGCATATCAATAACTCGAACCCGGCGCTGCTGCCTGCCTCGTCCGAGCGCAAGGCCGCCGAGGCGGCGGGCTGGCAGATACCGGCGGATGGAACGGAGATCGTGCTGTGA
- the pqqC gene encoding pyrroloquinoline-quinone synthase PqqC has translation MNAASMTGMTALSIGKDIKLNSAEELEATLRHIGATRYHSLHPFHKLLHGGKLNKGQVQAWALNRYYYQSTIPIKDAVVISRFRDRATRLEWRHRIEDHDGDVGSEGGIERWIKLTDGLGLDTAYVESTEGILPATRFAVEAYVHYCREKSPLEAIASSLTELFAPNLHEERIAGMLQHYDFVNPDIMSYFKRRLTQAPRDANFALNYVRTHARTPEERALVCNALIFKTNVLWVQLDALQHAYVEGNIPPGAFVPSAS, from the coding sequence GTGAATGCGGCCTCAATGACTGGAATGACTGCGCTCTCGATCGGCAAGGATATCAAGCTCAACTCCGCCGAGGAGCTCGAGGCGACGCTGCGCCATATCGGCGCGACGCGCTATCACAGCCTGCACCCCTTCCATAAGCTGCTGCATGGCGGCAAGCTCAACAAGGGCCAGGTGCAGGCCTGGGCGCTGAACCGCTATTATTATCAGAGCACGATCCCGATCAAGGACGCGGTGGTGATCTCGCGCTTCCGCGACCGCGCCACGCGCCTGGAATGGCGCCACCGCATCGAGGACCATGACGGCGATGTCGGAAGCGAAGGCGGCATCGAGCGCTGGATCAAGCTGACCGACGGCCTCGGGCTCGACACGGCTTACGTGGAATCGACCGAAGGCATTTTGCCGGCGACGCGCTTCGCGGTCGAAGCCTATGTCCATTATTGCCGCGAGAAGTCGCCGCTGGAGGCGATCGCCTCGTCGCTGACCGAATTGTTCGCTCCGAACCTGCACGAAGAGCGCATCGCCGGCATGCTGCAGCATTACGACTTCGTCAACCCCGATATCATGAGCTACTTCAAGCGCCGCCTCACCCAGGCGCCACGCGACGCCAATTTCGCGCTCAACTATGTCCGGACCCACGCGAGAACGCCGGAGGAGCGCGCGTTGGTCTGCAATGCGCTGATCTTCAAGACCAACGTTCTGTGGGTACAGCTCGATGCGCTCCAGCACGCCTATGTCGAGGGGAACATCCCGCCAGGCGCCTTCGTGCCGAGCGCGAGCTGA
- the pqqD gene encoding pyrroloquinoline quinone biosynthesis peptide chaperone PqqD, translating into MAGPRHISVSEASRPVLPRHAKLKYDETRKVWVILAPERVLAPDEIAVEVLQLCNGERSVGDVSDQLAAKYAAPREAILADVIVMLQDLADKGFLTEIREKTP; encoded by the coding sequence ATGGCCGGGCCGCGTCATATCAGCGTCAGCGAGGCAAGCCGCCCCGTGCTGCCGCGGCACGCCAAGCTGAAATATGACGAGACGCGCAAGGTCTGGGTCATCCTGGCGCCGGAACGGGTGCTGGCGCCGGACGAGATCGCGGTCGAGGTCTTGCAGCTCTGCAACGGCGAGCGCAGTGTCGGCGACGTGTCCGATCAGCTGGCCGCAAAATACGCCGCGCCGCGCGAAGCAATCCTCGCCGACGTCATCGTCATGCTGCAGGATCTCGCCGACAAGGGCTTCCTCACCGAGATCAGGGAGAAGACGCCATGA
- the pqqE gene encoding pyrroloquinoline quinone biosynthesis protein PqqE, whose protein sequence is MSDVLPTIPPETSDSLAVLEKSRSTAETFGIPLAVLLEITHRCPLQCPYCSNPVELDRSGNELTTDEWKKVLSELAEIGVLQVHFSGGEPTARKDLVDLVRHASDVGLYTNLITSAVLLTREKLSELADAGLCHVQISFQGIEEGLADRVAGYKGGHRKKLEVAKWTRELDLPLTVNAVMHRQNLHQLPDIIQMSVDLDADRLEVANVQYYGWALKNRAALMPTVAQLDECTEIVEAARERLKGRLTIDYVVPDYYALRPKKCMGGWGRQFFNISPAGKVLPCHAAESVTGLDFESVRSNHSIAWIWQNSEAFNRYRGTGWMKEPCKTCEFREIDFGGCRCQAFALTGDAANTDPACALSPLHETIFKQAEAEAEGETNRFLYRNFAGGTLESENGA, encoded by the coding sequence ATGAGCGATGTGCTCCCGACCATCCCACCTGAAACCAGCGACAGCCTCGCGGTGCTGGAGAAGAGCCGCTCCACGGCGGAGACCTTCGGCATTCCGCTGGCCGTGCTGCTCGAGATCACCCATCGCTGCCCGCTGCAATGCCCCTATTGCTCCAATCCGGTCGAACTCGATCGCTCCGGCAACGAGCTGACCACCGATGAATGGAAGAAGGTGCTGAGCGAGCTCGCCGAGATCGGCGTGCTGCAGGTGCATTTCTCCGGCGGCGAGCCGACGGCGCGCAAGGACCTCGTCGACCTTGTCAGGCATGCCAGCGACGTCGGGCTCTACACCAACCTCATCACCTCCGCCGTGCTGCTGACGCGCGAGAAGCTGAGCGAACTCGCCGATGCCGGGCTCTGCCATGTGCAGATCTCCTTCCAGGGCATCGAGGAAGGCCTCGCCGATCGCGTCGCCGGCTACAAGGGCGGGCACCGCAAGAAGCTCGAAGTCGCAAAATGGACGCGCGAGCTCGATCTGCCGCTCACCGTGAACGCGGTGATGCATCGCCAGAATTTGCATCAGCTGCCTGATATCATCCAGATGTCCGTCGATCTCGATGCCGACCGGCTCGAGGTCGCCAATGTCCAATATTACGGCTGGGCGCTGAAGAATCGCGCCGCGCTGATGCCGACTGTGGCGCAGCTCGACGAGTGCACTGAAATCGTCGAGGCGGCGCGCGAGCGGCTGAAGGGCCGGCTGACGATCGACTACGTGGTCCCTGATTACTACGCGCTGCGGCCGAAGAAGTGCATGGGCGGCTGGGGTCGGCAGTTCTTCAACATCTCGCCGGCCGGCAAGGTGCTGCCCTGCCACGCCGCCGAGAGCGTCACCGGGCTCGACTTCGAATCGGTGCGCTCCAATCATTCGATCGCCTGGATCTGGCAGAACTCCGAGGCCTTCAACCGCTATCGCGGCACCGGCTGGATGAAGGAGCCGTGCAAAACTTGCGAATTCCGCGAGATCGATTTCGGCGGCTGCCGCTGCCAGGCCTTCGCGCTGACGGGCGATGCCGCCAACACCGACCCCGCCTGCGCGCTGTCGCCGCTGCACGAGACCATCTTCAAGCAGGCGGAAGCCGAGGCCGAGGGCGAGACCAACCGCTTCCTCTATCGCAATTTCGCCGGCGGCACCCTGGAATCCGAGAATGGCGCCTGA
- the pip gene encoding prolyl aminopeptidase → MAPDADAGTATRRADPFAPLTSDMLDVGDGHELYIESVGRSDGLPAVYLHGGPGSGCQPDHRRLFDPERMHAVLFDQRGCGRSRPKGSREHNTTAHLIADLEKIREKFGFERWMVVGGSWGATLALAYAEAHPERVSGIALRATFLGTRAEVDTAFTERLPQFYPALSEDFLSVLPPEERVHPVEAYYRRILDADPAVHGAAARAWHDIERALSEHKPAKTRLDLASLNVWRTLPATPFMEAHYFINDSFMSEDQLLRNADRLAGIPGIIVQGRYDLLCPPETSHALAKAWPGSEIRIVEEAGHSLYDGGVRDAVMKSIADLASKAAR, encoded by the coding sequence ATGGCGCCTGACGCCGACGCAGGCACAGCGACCAGGCGTGCCGATCCCTTTGCGCCCCTGACCTCCGACATGCTCGACGTCGGCGACGGCCATGAGCTCTATATCGAGAGCGTCGGCCGCAGCGACGGCCTTCCCGCGGTCTATCTGCATGGCGGGCCCGGCAGCGGCTGCCAGCCCGACCACCGCCGGCTGTTCGATCCCGAGCGGATGCATGCGGTGCTGTTCGACCAGCGCGGCTGCGGCCGCAGCCGGCCGAAGGGATCGCGCGAGCACAACACCACGGCGCATCTGATCGCGGACTTGGAAAAGATCCGCGAAAAGTTCGGCTTCGAACGCTGGATGGTGGTCGGCGGCTCCTGGGGCGCGACGCTGGCGCTGGCCTATGCAGAGGCCCATCCCGAGCGCGTCTCCGGCATTGCGCTCCGCGCGACCTTTCTGGGCACGCGGGCGGAGGTCGATACGGCCTTCACGGAGCGGCTGCCGCAATTCTATCCCGCGCTCTCCGAGGATTTTCTGAGCGTGCTGCCGCCCGAGGAACGCGTGCATCCAGTGGAAGCCTATTATCGCCGCATCCTCGATGCCGATCCGGCCGTTCACGGAGCGGCGGCCCGCGCCTGGCACGACATCGAGCGTGCCTTGTCGGAGCACAAGCCGGCGAAGACGCGGCTGGACCTGGCGTCGCTGAACGTTTGGCGCACGCTGCCGGCGACGCCGTTCATGGAGGCGCATTACTTCATCAACGACAGCTTCATGAGCGAAGACCAGCTGCTGCGGAACGCGGACCGGCTCGCCGGCATTCCCGGCATTATCGTGCAGGGCCGCTACGACCTGTTGTGCCCTCCCGAGACGTCGCACGCGCTCGCTAAAGCGTGGCCGGGTTCCGAGATTCGGATCGTGGAAGAAGCCGGACATTCGCTCTATGATGGCGGCGTGCGAGACGCGGTGATGAAGTCGATCGCCGACCTCGCGTCTAAGGCCGCGCGTTAA
- a CDS encoding DUF4286 family protein, with protein MPLAGKGMLLTSMNIDAANEADFNRWYDREHLEERVAIDGFLEARRYVAHAANPKYLSLYSTATLDVLDSPAYRARLANQTEWSRRSMAHFKDMLRVVARITISNGTGRGGALGVVRLRPTPDNAGAWRDALQEKLAPEQRDGIISMHLLESEPELSGATADIPAVRNEGARDWFVLIDGTHVGAVSAVIAERFTGPGASPFPLPVSVGTYSLMWDLAKSDIARG; from the coding sequence ATGCCGCTCGCCGGGAAAGGCATGCTGCTCACGTCGATGAACATCGACGCAGCCAATGAGGCCGATTTCAATCGCTGGTACGATCGCGAGCATCTGGAAGAGCGCGTCGCGATCGACGGCTTTCTCGAAGCGCGGCGCTATGTCGCGCATGCCGCCAACCCCAAATATCTCTCGCTGTACTCCACCGCGACGCTCGACGTGCTCGACAGTCCCGCTTACCGGGCGCGGCTCGCCAATCAGACCGAATGGTCGCGCCGGAGCATGGCGCATTTCAAGGACATGCTGCGCGTGGTCGCGCGCATCACCATCAGCAATGGCACCGGCCGAGGCGGTGCGCTCGGCGTGGTGCGGCTGCGCCCGACGCCCGACAATGCAGGCGCATGGCGTGATGCACTGCAAGAAAAGCTGGCGCCGGAGCAGCGCGACGGCATCATCTCCATGCATCTGCTGGAGAGCGAGCCTGAATTGTCCGGCGCGACCGCGGACATTCCAGCGGTGCGCAACGAAGGCGCGCGCGACTGGTTCGTGCTGATCGACGGCACACATGTCGGCGCGGTCTCGGCCGTGATCGCCGAACGCTTCACCGGCCCTGGTGCATCACCCTTCCCGCTGCCCGTCTCGGTCGGCACTTACAGCCTGATGTGGGACCTCGCGAAGAGCGACATCGCGCGCGGCTGA